The following nucleotide sequence is from Methanomassiliicoccales archaeon.
AATCGAATGGATCCACCAAAGCGCTCAACCTCTCAGACTGTGTGGCCAGAAGATTAAGAACTTTAGATTAAGTCCAGAGGTCATTCCAAAAAGCTATTTCCTATTTCCACTATACACCGGTAAACTGGTGATCAAATGACGGTTATAATGACCCCCGACCAGGTGGAGGAGCGTTTTGGTAAGCTGTTCTGCAAGGGGTTTTACACCCTGGTTGATGAGAGGAACGGCCTGGCGCAGGTCATAGATGAGTGCATAGCCCGAGGACCCGTAGAGTGGGATGCTGTCAACAGAAAGAGAGCTGGCGGGGTCATCACGAATGTGAAGGTGGACGGTTCGACCCTCATCATGGACGCAGTTATCGGGGAGAAAGAGGTCAACTTCGGACCGGCCTCAACCGAAACTGGAGGTCAGGGACTCAAATCACTCATAGTGGACGGAGATGAGGTCAGAACCACCTGGGTTGGCCTTGCAGGAGCATCGATAGGAGTGGGCGCATGCATCCCTCAGGGCCCTGGAACGGTGAGAACTGAGTATCCGGATGATCTCAAGATCGGCGGAGCCCACAGGGTGGAGGTGACCATTATCACCAGGAAGATGGTGAGAGTTGTATTCTCGGTGGATGACACTGATACCAAGGAGAAAGGCGCTACCTGGGCAATGATGCTCAAGGCTGGTCGATCCTGCCCGATAGGTAGGTTCCTGGAGCATAAAATAATTCAGCTGAACCCAAAAGTACCGAACAAGACGACAAACTGCGTCTCGGTCGGCATCTCCTTCGCCGTGGAGGAGAAGGATGTGGAAATGTTGATCGATTGGATCACAGACTATGTCCGGGAGAACACCTACTCTGATGACACGACCTTGGCTATATTCAAGGGTCTCAAGATCCCTGAGGAATTGGAATCTTACGGGCTCGACGCCAAGAGAAAGATACTCACCAAGCAGGAAGCCATGGACGTAGCAGCCCGTAACGGCGTTCAGCTCGTGGAGATAACCGGAGGTATCGGGATGATAGGCGCGGTGGCGGGTATAGGCTGCTTTGACATGGGACTCAAGTCCGCGGCGTTGATAGAGGATTTCGACTCCCTTTGATTTGGCCATTCATTTGAGCCCGATCCGCATGGTGAGGATTTCGACTCATACTTCAGAAGGTTGAGGAGGAAATAACTCAGGGGAGTTGAGAAGAAAGTGAACCAATGGAAAAAATGAACTCCCAAACGGATCAGACGCCAGCTCAATTCCTTTGATTCCAACAACTGGCTTTCTGATGCTTGTATCTAAAAGTATTTAAGCGATTTAGGAGTTGGTGCCAATAACCTGACCTTGGGAGGGCATGATTATTAGAAGCGAAATCACCCAGGTCATAGCGAATACCGCATATCAGACCTACGAGAAGAGGATCCTTAAAGAGGTTCTTGAGAACCAGATCCCAAGGCATGTCGCCATCATCATGGATGGCAATCGCCGATTCGCCAGAGAATTCGGTCTTGCCCAGAATGAGGGACATGAGAAGGGGAAGGACAAGCTAGAGGAGCTGATGGAATGGTGCCTTGAACTTGGCATCAAGGTGCTCACGGTATATGCCTTCTCAACCGAGAACATAACCCGGGATGAGGAGGAGGTCAGATACCTAATGGACCTGTTCGAGGAGAATTTCCTGAAACTGGGTGATGATGAGAGGATACACAAACACAAGATCAAGGTCAGTGTTCTGGGTCAAAGAGACATGCTACCTGATAGGGTGAACCAGGCCATCAAGTACGCTGAGGAAAGGACAATCGGCTACGATAGGTACTTCTACAATATCGCTGTGGCCTACGGGAGCAGGGAGGAGATCGTCCAGGCCATAAAGCAGGTAGCCCAGGAGGTCAAAGATGGTCGCCTTGCTGTAGAGGACATTAATGAACAGGAATTCTCAAGATTCCTCTACACCGCCGACTTTCCGGACCCCGATCTAGTTCTCAGGACATCCGGCGAGGAGAGGGTATCGAACTTCCTTCTCTGGCAGCTGGCGTACTCCGAGCTGTACTTCACTGATGTCTACTGGCCGGGTTTTCGAAAGATCGATTTCCTCAGGGCCATAAGGTCCTATCAGATGAGGCGACGCAGGTTTGGGAAGTGACCCCGGAATGCGAGCTTGATTATTGAGTGGGTGTGAACGATGTCCAAGTATGACCTGGTCCTGCTTCATCCTCCAGCGGTTTACGATTTCAGGAAACGATCAATATTCTATGGGCCTGTGAGCGATGTGGTACCCTCAACCCCCATTTTCGAGATGTACCCATTTGGATTTACGACCATGGCCAACCATCTTCATAAGGAGGGGTACAAGGTCAGGATCGCGAACCTGGCTAGCATGATGCTCAACGATCGCAACTTCGATGTCGAGCGGTTCCTCAAGAAAATGGATTCCGAGGCTTTTGGTATTGATCTCCACTGGCTACCTCATGCTCACGGTTCTTTGGAGATAGCAAAGCTTGTAAAGAACCTCCACCCGAACTCCAAAGTGGTGATGGGAGGCTTCTCCTCCACTTATTATTACGAAGAACTTATTCAATATCCCCAAGTGGATTTCATCCTGAGGGGGGACTCCACAGAGATCCCAATCTGCGACCTCATGAACTCGTTGGATAAAGGAGATCCATTGGAGAGGGTTCCCAATCTCTCTTGGAAAGATGATGGTCGAAGCAAGCATAATCCCATGTCCTTTGTTCCGGAGGACTTGGACTACATGGATATTGATTATGGCTGGATGATTAAATCTGTCATTCGATACCGTGACATGGAGGGATTCAAACCCTGGAAGAATTGGGATCAGAACCCATTGACGGTGATCATCCCCGTGAAGGGATGCTCTCTCAACTGCGTGGAGTGCGGAGGCTCCTGCTACGCCATGCAGAGATTCCTGGGAAGGGACAGACCCGCTTTCAGGAGCCCAGAGAAGGTGGCCGAGGACCTCTACAACATTCAGTGTTACCTGAAGGCCCCCACATTCATCGTTGGAGACATTAGGATGGCTGGGGACAAATGGGCTGAGAGGCTCCTAGAGGAAGCAAAGCGAATCGGGGTGACGAACCACATTGCTTTCGAGCTATTCCGTCCCGCGGGAGAGGAGCTGTTTCGCAAGATGGATAGCTCATTGGAAGGCTACTCCCTTGAGATCTCTCCTGACTCACATGACGAGAATGTGAGGAAGATGCTGGGAAGGAACTACTCCAATCAGGCCATGGAAGTCACGATCATGAAGGCTTTGGAGAACGGATGCGAGCGCTTTGATCTCTTCTTCATGATCGGTTTGCCTGGTCAGGATCCAGACAATGCGATGGCATCATCCGAGTATTGCAGGCATCTCTTCTCAATCGTGGGCAACGACAGAAGGCTTGTTCCTTACACGGCCCCACTGGCCCCCTTCCTTGACCCAGGGAGCCTCGCATTTGAGAACCCAGACAAGTATGGATATCGAGTGCTTGCCAGGACGCTAGAGGAACATCGGGTCCTTCTCACCGACCCATCGTGGAAGAGGGTCCTATCATACGAGACCATCTGGATGTCAAGGGATCAAATTGCGGAGACATCCTATGACGCTGCAGATCTCCTCAACCAGATCAGGTTCGATTGTGGTCAGATAAACCGCGATGAATTTGAGGGAAGGGCTGAGAGGACATCAAATGCCAGGGACCTCATGGAGAGACTTGACCTCGTTCTCGAGATCAAAGACGGGGATGAAAGGGAGAGCAGACTGTCTCAGCTCAGGGAAGAGGGCTATGCCCTCATGGAGTCCACTATTTGCCAGAAAAGAGAGCTTGAATGGAGGACGAGGGGAGCCTTCATGAATGCCCCAAGGGTTTTTCTTGGATTGATTCGTCCCAAGCGCCGCCGTGCCTGAATTTGGCTGAAAGGTAAGTGGCAAAATATTGTAAGTTGAAAAGATCAGAAATATAGAAAGGAAGGGTTGAGCGGGTAAAGTCTGTTATCAGCCTTTCTCGCCAAGCTCTTTTGACCGCCTCGCAGCTGCGTCAACAGCTTCCATGAGGGCTCCTCGAACTCCCGCGCTCTCAATGATCTGAAGGCCCTCGATGGTCGTGCCCGCTGGAGAGGCAACCATGTCCTTGAGCGCTCCAGGATGCTTCTTGGTATCAAGAACGGATTTCGCTGCTCCAAGAACGGTCTGGGCAGCAAGGCTGATCGCTACATCGCGAGGCAAACCTGCCAACACCCCACCGTCTGCTAACGCTTCTATGATGACATATACGAAGGCAGGACCACTTCCGCTAAGACCTGTTACCGCATCCAGCAGGTGTTCTGGTAGGCCATATGCGATTCCGTTGGAGTCAAGTATCTCCTGAACGGTCCCAGCATCTTCCTTTGTGGCATGGGTGCCCAAAGCGTAGCCTGCAGCCGTAGCTCCTACCATCAGGGGTTGGTTGGGCATGACTCTGATTACTCTAACTCCTGGCTTCAGACAGGACTCTATGAAATCGATCCTGATGCCCGCGGCTATGGATATGACTAGATGATTCTCATTAAGGTGCGGCCTCAATCCCGCAAGGACCTGCGGGAGATACTGAGGTTTCACCCCCAGGACTATGAGGTCGGCGGACCTTGCCACCAGGATATTGTCTGCTGTGGTCTCCACACCAATGGTCTGCGTGATGTAATCCCTGCGCTCCGGAATGATCTCTCCGGCAATGATCTCCCCGGGTTCCACTAGGCCACTGTCAATGATGCCCTTCATGAGCGCCTCCGACATGTTGCCGGCCCCGATGAAGCCAATCCTCTTTTCCATCTCATACACCCCTATCCAAGGAGGATAGCGACAACGCTACAACAGATGACGTATTTAATACCTGTGAGCTACTCCGTACCATCCAGTACTTTGAACTTGCGGGCAGTCAGTCACTTCTTGAGAGCCTTGATGATCTCACGCATGAAGGCTGGGAGGTCCGCAGGTGTTCTGGAAGTAATTATGTTTCCGTCACAAATGACCTCGGTATCGATGAACCTAGCTCCGGCATTGATCATGTCATCCTTTATGGCCATAACCGCGGTAGCTCTCTTTCCTTTGAGTATTCCAGCTGAGATGAGAACTGATCCTCCGTGGCATATTGAGGCCACAAGCTTGCCATTGTCGAATAACTTCCTAACGAAGTCATTTACAGCTGGGTATCTTCGAAGCCTATCTGGTGCCCATCCCCCAGGAACTATCACTCCATCGTACTTATTGGGGTCCACCTCGTCGATGGCGGCGTCCGCCACGACTTCGTACCCGTGCTTGCTGTAGTACACATCACAATCGACTCCAATGACTGTCACATTGAAGCCTTCTTCCCTGAGGCGAAGAAGCGGGTACCAGAGTTCTAAATCCTCGTAGTCGTCCTCCGCAAGTATAGCAATATCCTTGGCCATACGGTCACCCCGCCTAATATTGTTGGAAAAGGGATATATGCTTTGGTCCAAAGTGAAGCCCGAACTCGATCCTGATCCAAAACGATCTTCATTGATCGTACAAGAATGGCCTATTAAAAACGAAAGAATCTCACGAATAGCGTAATTAAATAATGGGACAATAGAGGTAAACGTCCTTAATCCATGGATTTGCTCCAATTCTTGGCTTCGGAGAGGAAGAGAACCTCCAAAGGTGACGAGGAAAGATACGCCATCATTCTTCAGATAAGAGGAAGCGTGGAGCGTATCATATCCAGAAAAGGATGTCTTGGGCAATAGAATGGGTCATAACTCCCAATAATAATGACCTTTTTCCGACGAAATAACTCTAAGATTAACCTGAACAAACACCTAGAAGGTTTAAATAAAGAGACTTTATTGCCCCTTCGATGCTCGTAGAGGAATATCTCCCATTGGCGATTTTTGCCCTCATTGCGGTGGTCTTCCCAGCACTCAGTTTTTGGGCATCAAGGTTCTTCAGGCCTACGAAAAAGGGAGCCATGAGGAGCACCACGTATGAGTGCGGAGAAGTGCCCATCGGAGAGGCGCAGATCCAGTTTCATGTCCAATTCTACATCTTCGCTATCATCTTCGTTATTTTCGATGTCGTGATCGTATTCTTGATGATCTGGGCTCTTGTGTTCTCCGGGCTGCCCGACCTGGCGAAGATCTATATGGCCATCTTCCTTGCGATCCTTCTCGTGGGTGTTGGCTATGCACTGAAGAAAGAGAAGGTGATTTGGATATGAACGACAACCCGAACGCTGTTGCAATGAATTCCAAGGACTTCATGGACTGGTCCAACAATGTCATAGATGACATACTGAGGGCCACTCAGGCAAAGAAGGCTCTGGACAAGCTCATGCTTCCATTCTGGAACTGGTCCCAGAGGAATTCTATGTACCCACTTCACTTTGGCCTCGCATGCTGCGCATTGGAGATGGCTGCATCATCAGGTCCAAGATGGGACGCGGAACGTCTCGGTATCATATACAGGTCCTCGCCAAGACAGTGCGATGTGCTCCTGCTTAATGGATGGATATCGAAGAAAGTGAGACCGGCACTCCGCAGGCTATACGAGCAGATGCCAGC
It contains:
- the ndhC gene encoding NAD(P)H-quinone oxidoreductase subunit 3; amino-acid sequence: MLVEEYLPLAIFALIAVVFPALSFWASRFFRPTKKGAMRSTTYECGEVPIGEAQIQFHVQFYIFAIIFVIFDVVIVFLMIWALVFSGLPDLAKIYMAIFLAILLVGVGYALKKEKVIWI
- a CDS encoding type 1 glutamine amidotransferase, producing MAKDIAILAEDDYEDLELWYPLLRLREEGFNVTVIGVDCDVYYSKHGYEVVADAAIDEVDPNKYDGVIVPGGWAPDRLRRYPAVNDFVRKLFDNGKLVASICHGGSVLISAGILKGKRATAVMAIKDDMINAGARFIDTEVICDGNIITSRTPADLPAFMREIIKALKK
- the uppS gene encoding di-trans,poly-cis-decaprenylcistransferase; protein product: MIIRSEITQVIANTAYQTYEKRILKEVLENQIPRHVAIIMDGNRRFAREFGLAQNEGHEKGKDKLEELMEWCLELGIKVLTVYAFSTENITRDEEEVRYLMDLFEENFLKLGDDERIHKHKIKVSVLGQRDMLPDRVNQAIKYAEERTIGYDRYFYNIAVAYGSREEIVQAIKQVAQEVKDGRLAVEDINEQEFSRFLYTADFPDPDLVLRTSGEERVSNFLLWQLAYSELYFTDVYWPGFRKIDFLRAIRSYQMRRRRFGK
- the proC gene encoding pyrroline-5-carboxylate reductase translates to MEKRIGFIGAGNMSEALMKGIIDSGLVEPGEIIAGEIIPERRDYITQTIGVETTADNILVARSADLIVLGVKPQYLPQVLAGLRPHLNENHLVISIAAGIRIDFIESCLKPGVRVIRVMPNQPLMVGATAAGYALGTHATKEDAGTVQEILDSNGIAYGLPEHLLDAVTGLSGSGPAFVYVIIEALADGGVLAGLPRDVAISLAAQTVLGAAKSVLDTKKHPGALKDMVASPAGTTIEGLQIIESAGVRGALMEAVDAAARRSKELGEKG
- a CDS encoding NADH-quinone oxidoreductase subunit B, translating into MDWSNNVIDDILRATQAKKALDKLMLPFWNWSQRNSMYPLHFGLACCALEMAASSGPRWDAERLGIIYRSSPRQCDVLLLNGWISKKVRPALRRLYEQMPAPKWVIAMGECSISGGPWYDCYNVVQGADTFLPVDIYIPGCPPRPEALIDGFLKLQQKIKAEAKGPFLED
- a CDS encoding DUF1743 domain-containing protein: MTVIMTPDQVEERFGKLFCKGFYTLVDERNGLAQVIDECIARGPVEWDAVNRKRAGGVITNVKVDGSTLIMDAVIGEKEVNFGPASTETGGQGLKSLIVDGDEVRTTWVGLAGASIGVGACIPQGPGTVRTEYPDDLKIGGAHRVEVTIITRKMVRVVFSVDDTDTKEKGATWAMMLKAGRSCPIGRFLEHKIIQLNPKVPNKTTNCVSVGISFAVEEKDVEMLIDWITDYVRENTYSDDTTLAIFKGLKIPEELESYGLDAKRKILTKQEAMDVAARNGVQLVEITGGIGMIGAVAGIGCFDMGLKSAALIEDFDSL
- a CDS encoding TIGR04190 family B12-binding domain/radical SAM domain protein yields the protein MSKYDLVLLHPPAVYDFRKRSIFYGPVSDVVPSTPIFEMYPFGFTTMANHLHKEGYKVRIANLASMMLNDRNFDVERFLKKMDSEAFGIDLHWLPHAHGSLEIAKLVKNLHPNSKVVMGGFSSTYYYEELIQYPQVDFILRGDSTEIPICDLMNSLDKGDPLERVPNLSWKDDGRSKHNPMSFVPEDLDYMDIDYGWMIKSVIRYRDMEGFKPWKNWDQNPLTVIIPVKGCSLNCVECGGSCYAMQRFLGRDRPAFRSPEKVAEDLYNIQCYLKAPTFIVGDIRMAGDKWAERLLEEAKRIGVTNHIAFELFRPAGEELFRKMDSSLEGYSLEISPDSHDENVRKMLGRNYSNQAMEVTIMKALENGCERFDLFFMIGLPGQDPDNAMASSEYCRHLFSIVGNDRRLVPYTAPLAPFLDPGSLAFENPDKYGYRVLARTLEEHRVLLTDPSWKRVLSYETIWMSRDQIAETSYDAADLLNQIRFDCGQINRDEFEGRAERTSNARDLMERLDLVLEIKDGDERESRLSQLREEGYALMESTICQKRELEWRTRGAFMNAPRVFLGLIRPKRRRA